One segment of Panthera leo isolate Ple1 chromosome A3, P.leo_Ple1_pat1.1, whole genome shotgun sequence DNA contains the following:
- the ASXL1 gene encoding polycomb group protein ASXL1 isoform X3 has protein sequence MKDKQKRKKERTWAEAARLVLENYSDAPMTPKQILQVIEAEGLKEMRSGTSPLACLNAMLHSNSRGGEGLFYKLPGRISLFTLKKDALQWSRSPAAVEGEEPEDTADAESCGSNEASTVSGENDVSLDETSSNASCSAESQSRPLSNPRDSYRASSQANKQKKKTGVMLPRVVLTPLKVNGAHVESASGFSGRHADGESGSPSSSSSGSLALGSAATRGQAEVARDPAPLLRGFRKPATGQMKRNRGEEIDFETPGSILVNTNLRALINSRTFHALPAHFQQQLLFLLPEVDRQVGTDGLLRLSSSALNNEFFTHAAQSWRERLADGEFTHEMQVRIRQEMEKEKKVEQWKEKFFEDYYGQKLGLTKEESLHQNVGHEEAEIKSDLRVPGESVRPQRGPATRQRDGHFKKRSRPDLRTRARRNLYKKQEPEQAAVAKDTQSVVPDIPLYKDGEAKSDSAEAGGPHLPGMASAAPDPENPEFLTQPVASRTQTDPGDLARASASPDRIPSLPQETAAQEPKDQKRKSFEQAASASFPEKKPRLEDRQSFRNTIESVHTEKPQPTKEEPKVPPIRIQLSRIKPPWVVKGQPTYQICPRIVPITESSCRGWTGARTLADIKARALQVRGARGHHCHREAATTAIGGGGGPGGGGGGATDEGGGRGGGSGDGGEARGHPEPRGAPSTPGECAADLQRTQLLPPCSLNGEHIQAGSAVSRARREDPIALRKEESCPLRRLPDVLTSGLEDASQLPIAPTGDQPCQALPPLSSRTPVPERLVEQPALHLDVRTERESGTTSRESDNEDRGPSLLRENDPVQSLAGGVVLEGGPGQTLDHDSDPTMKHPVNVTPTSTTELSLAGCLQDRQCDDELGLGDSCSPTRESATRQENLTTEALVSDGAAPWVPGLSNDEAVGRPEPDSRGRVPSAEPQAVEEWEKAAPLIPVSAGELTEEGLVPPEHFSLVWTVPLQGCADSAGGHRKPVAGEKLKINGESEALSPHGESTDTASDFEGHLSEDSSEADPSEATVVKRALVADTDEKHDWNHSASLSKVNGDRSLVMRTDSMAPPQSWVSRVCAVPQKFPDSLLLASTEYQSRPTLLGRPGSSMEATNPLVMQLLQGHLPLEKVLPPAQGSSKPESPRLPLMKEQGHGSSLGVGSLQDPLVNSCAGSKTSPRSLRASKELLLPEIREVSTGLARLEPTRAPGAPQKIAKTAPSLDSLYPVTKLMAASGKVEEVDSKEQFSPVSVEDRKEARDLSQRSNSNAAPGRSPGNLTTSRVPCFSSPNVISLDPDQTGQALGNQNGAGGQGKKLFGPRNEAAALQRPRPVEPTPLPADAPPGFPSRKLGPSKNSVSGGVQTAREDWAPRPPPASLGGVKNEKTFGGGPLKANAENRNAAGPGPRELVDHLQGMPFVLDLPFWKLPREPGKGPGQPLEPSSIPSQLNIKQAFYGKLSKLQLSSTSFNYSSSSPTFPKGLAGSVVQLSHKANFGASHSASLSLQMFTDSSTVESISLQCACSLKAMIMCQGCGAFCHDDCIGPSKLCVLCLVVR, from the exons AAGGATGCCCTGCAGTGGTCTCGCAGTCCGGCTGCagtggagggagaggagccaGAGGACACAGCCGACGCGGAGAGCTGTGGGTCTAACGAAGCCAGCACTGTGAGTGGTGAAAACGATG TTTCTCTTGATGAAACGTCTTCGAACGCATCCTGTTCTGCAGAATCTCAGAGCCGGCCTCTTTCCAATCCTAGGGACAGCTACAGAGCTTCCTCACAG gcaaacaagcaaaagaaaaagactggGGTGATGCTGCCTCGAGTTGTTCTGACTCCTCTGAAGGTAAACGGGGCCCACGTGGAATCTGCATCAG GGTTCTCGGGCCGCCACGCCGATGGCGAGAGCGGCAGCCCgtccagcagcagcagcggctCTCTGGCCCTGGGCAGCGCTGCTACTCGTGGCCAGGCCGAGGTCGCCCGGGACCCTGCCCCGCTCCTGAGAGGCTTCCGGAAGCCGGCCACAG GTCAGATGAAGCGCAACAGAGGGGAAGAGATAGATTTTGAGACGCCTGGGTCTATTCTTGTCAACACCAACCTCCGGGCCTTGATAAACTCTCGGACCTTCCATGCCCTGCCAGCCCACTTCCAACAGcagctcctcttcctcctgccagAAGTGGACAGACAG GTGGGAACAGATGGCCTATTGCGTCTCAGCAGCAGCGCACTGAATAACGAATTCTTCACTCATGCGGCTCAGAGCTGGCGCGAACGCCTGGCTGACG gcGAATTCACTCATGAGATGCAAGTCAGGATCCGacaggaaatggagaaggaaaagaaagtggaaCAGTGGAAAGAAAAGTTCTTTGAAGACTACTATGGACAGAA ATTGGGTTTGACCAAAGAAGAGTCATTGCATCAGAACGTGGGCCACGaggaggctgaaatcaagagtgactTGCGTGTCCCAGGAGAATCAGTGCGGCCACAGCGTGGTCCAGCTACCCGGCAGCGAGATGGGCATTTCAAGAAACGCTCTCGGCCGGATCTCCGAACTAGAGCCAGAAGGAATCTTTACAAAAAGCAGGAACCAGAACAAGCAGCGGTTGCTAAAGACACACAGTCTGTGGTACCAGACATCCCCCTCTACAAGGACGGGGAGGCTAAGAGCGACTCAGCAGAGGCGGGCGGCCCCCATCTGCCTGGCATGGCCTCTGCAGCACCTGACCCAGAGAATCCCGAATTCCTGACCCAGCCTGTGGCTTCCCGGACCCAGACCGATCCAGGCGACCTGGCACGTGCTTCCGCGTCTCCAGACAGGATTCCCAGCCTGCCTCAGGAGACTGCGGCTCAGGAGCCCAAGGATCAGAAGAGGAAGTCCTTTGAGCAGGCGGCCTCTGCGTCCTTTCCCGAAAAGAAGCCCCGGCTTGAAGACCGTCAGTCCTTTCGTAACACAATTGAAAGTGTTCACACCGAGAAGCCACAGCCCACCAAAGAGGAGCCCAAAGTCCCGCCCATCCGG ATTCAACTTTCACGTATCAAACCACCCTGGGTGGTTAAAGGTCAGCCCACTTACCAGATATGCCCCCGCATCGTCCCCATCACGGAGTCCTCCTGCCGGGGCTGGACTGGTGCCAGGACCCTCGCAGACATTAAAGCCCGTGCTCTGCAAGTCCGAGGGGCGAGAGGCCACCACTGTCATCGAGAGGCGGCCACCACTGCCATCGGAGGGGGGGGTGGCCCGGGTGGAGGTGGCGGCGGGGCCACCGATGAGGGAGGTGGCAGAGGCGGCggcagtggtgatggtggtgaggCCCGTGGCCACCCTGAGCCCCGCGGAGCCCCGAGCACCCCTGGAGAGTGTGCGGCAGATCTACAGCGAACACAACTACTGCCGCCTTGTTCTCTAAACGGGGAGCATATCCAGGCTGGGTCTGCCGTGTCCAGAGCCAGGAGAGAGGACCCGATCGCTCTCAGAAAGGAGGAGAGCTGCCCGCTACGGAGGCTTCCAGATGTCCTCACAAGTGGTCTGGAAGATGCCTCCCAGCTCCCCATTGCTCCCACCGGGGACCAGCCGTGCCAGGCTCTGCCCCCACTGTCCTCCCGAACCCCAGTACCAGAGAGATTAGTTGAGCAACCTGCGTTGCATCTAGATGTTAGAACTGAACGTGAGTCTGGTACCACTTCCCGGGAAAGCGATAATGAGGATCGAGGACCCTCTCTTCTCCGAGAGAATGATCCTGTGCAGTCTCTAGCAGGGGGTGTTGTACTGGAAGGAGGACCTGGCCAGACCCTTGACCATGACAGTGACCCCACCATGAAGCATCCTGTGAATGTGACCCCCACTTCCACCACTGAGTTGTCTTTGGCTGGTTGCCTGCAGGACAGACAATGTGATGATGAATTAGGACTTGGTGATTCATGCTCACCCACGAGGGAAAGTGCTACTAGACAAGAAAACCTGACAACTGAGGCCCTCGTCTCTGATGGTGCTGCTCCTTGGGTGCCCGGCCTGTCAAATGATGAGGCGGTCGGACGGCCTGAACCAGACTCCAGAGGACGTGTCCCATCTGCTGAGCCCCAGGCTGTGGAAGAATGGGAGAAAGCTGCCCCCCTCATTCCTGTGTCAGCTGGGGAGTTGACTGAGGAGGGGCTAGTTCCCCCGGAGCACTTCTCTTTGGTCTGGACGGTGCCGTTGCAAgggtgtgctgacagtgctggtGGCCACCGCAAACCGGTGGCAGGTGAGAAATTGAAGATCAATGGAGAGTCTGAAGCACTAAGTCCTCACGGCGAGTCCACAGACACGGCCTCTGACTTTGAAGGCCACCTGTCTGAGGACAGCAGCGAGGCCGACCCCAGTGAGGCCACAGTGGTGAAGAGAGCCTTGGTGGCGGACACGGATGAGAAACACGATTGGAACCACTCTGCCTCACTCTCCAAGGTGAATGGTGATCGGAGTCTGGTTATGAGGACAGACAGCATGGCTCCTCCTCAGAGCTGGGTGTCTCGTGTATGTGCAGTTCCCCAAAAGTTTCCAGATTCCCTGCTGCTGGCCAGTACTGAGTACCAGTCAAGGCCCACATTGCTGGGCAGGCCTGGGTCCTCCATGGAGGCCACTAACCCACTCGTGATGCAGTTGCTGCAGGGTCACTTACCCCTAGAGAAGGTTCTTCCTCCAGCCCAAGGCAGTAGCAAACCTGAATCCCCACGACTCCCGCTTATGAAAGAGCAGGGCCACGGCAGCTCCCTGGGAGTGGGATCTTTGCAGGACCCTTTGGTAAACAGCTGTGCAGGTAGCAAGACCAGCCCCCGTTCTTTAAGAGCTTCAAAGGAGCTGCTTCTACCTGAGATCCGTGAAGTGAGCACTGGTCTTGCCAGGCTGGAACCCACCCGGGCTCCTGGAGCTCCCCAGAAGATTGCCAAGACAGCCCCAAGTTTAGACTCCCTGTATCCAGTGACAAAGTTGATGGCTGCCTCTGGGAAAGTGGAAGAAGTGGATTCCAAAGAGCAGTTCTCTCCCGTTAGTGTGGAAGATCGGAAGGAAGCCCGTGACCTGTCCCAGCGCAGTAATTCAAATGCTGCCCCAGGCAGAAGTCCAGGAAATCTCACTACCTCGAGAGTCCCTTGTTTCTCATCTCCAAACGTGATCTCCTTGGATCCCGATCAGACAGGTCAGGCCCTGGGTAATCAGAATGGTGCTGGAGGTCAAGGGAAGAAGCTCTTTGGCCCTAGGAATGAGGCCGCGGCCCTTCAGCGCCCCAGACCCGTGGAGCCGACGCCACTGCCCGCTGATGCCCCTCCTGGGTTTCCCAGTAGGAAGTTGGGGCCAAGCAAAAACTCTGTGTCCGGTGGGGTACAGACTGCCAGGGAAGACTGGGCTCCGAGGCCACCGCCTGCCTCTCTTGGTGGTGTCAAGAACGAGAAGACTTTTGGGGGCGGTCCTCTCAAGGCAAATGCAGAGAACAGGAACGCAGCTGGGCCTGGTCCTCGGGAGCTGGTGGATCACTTGCAAGGGATGCCCTTTGTTCTTGACCTGCCCTTCTGGAAATTACCCCGAGAGCCTGGGAAAGGGCCTGGTCAGCCTCTGGAGCCTTCCTCCATCCCCTCCCAACTCAATATCAAGCAGGCATTTTATGGGAAGCTTTCCAAACTCCAGCTAAGTTCCACCAGCTTTAATTATTCCTCGAGCTCCCCCACCTTTCCCAAAGGCCTTGCTGGAAGTGTGGTGCAGCTGAGCCACAAAGCAAACTTTGGTGCGAGCCACAGTGCATCACTTTCCTTGCAGATGTTCACCGACAGCAGCACGGTGGAAAGCATCTCGCTCCAGTGTGCGTGCAGCCTGAAAGCCATGATCATGTGTCAGGGCTGTGGTGCGTTCTGTCACGATGACTGTATTGGACCCTCAAAGCTCTGTGTATTGTGCCTTGTGGTGAGATAA
- the ASXL1 gene encoding polycomb group protein ASXL1 isoform X4: MTLGTKRKFACQSYLLEVLENYSDAPMTPKQILQVIEAEGLKEMRSGTSPLACLNAMLHSNSRGGEGLFYKLPGRISLFTLKKDALQWSRSPAAVEGEEPEDTADAESCGSNEASTVSGENDVSLDETSSNASCSAESQSRPLSNPRDSYRASSQANKQKKKTGVMLPRVVLTPLKVNGAHVESASGFSGRHADGESGSPSSSSSGSLALGSAATRGQAEVARDPAPLLRGFRKPATGQMKRNRGEEIDFETPGSILVNTNLRALINSRTFHALPAHFQQQLLFLLPEVDRQVGTDGLLRLSSSALNNEFFTHAAQSWRERLADGEFTHEMQVRIRQEMEKEKKVEQWKEKFFEDYYGQKLGLTKEESLHQNVGHEEAEIKSDLRVPGESVRPQRGPATRQRDGHFKKRSRPDLRTRARRNLYKKQEPEQAAVAKDTQSVVPDIPLYKDGEAKSDSAEAGGPHLPGMASAAPDPENPEFLTQPVASRTQTDPGDLARASASPDRIPSLPQETAAQEPKDQKRKSFEQAASASFPEKKPRLEDRQSFRNTIESVHTEKPQPTKEEPKVPPIRIQLSRIKPPWVVKGQPTYQICPRIVPITESSCRGWTGARTLADIKARALQVRGARGHHCHREAATTAIGGGGGPGGGGGGATDEGGGRGGGSGDGGEARGHPEPRGAPSTPGECAADLQRTQLLPPCSLNGEHIQAGSAVSRARREDPIALRKEESCPLRRLPDVLTSGLEDASQLPIAPTGDQPCQALPPLSSRTPVPERLVEQPALHLDVRTERESGTTSRESDNEDRGPSLLRENDPVQSLAGGVVLEGGPGQTLDHDSDPTMKHPVNVTPTSTTELSLAGCLQDRQCDDELGLGDSCSPTRESATRQENLTTEALVSDGAAPWVPGLSNDEAVGRPEPDSRGRVPSAEPQAVEEWEKAAPLIPVSAGELTEEGLVPPEHFSLVWTVPLQGCADSAGGHRKPVAGEKLKINGESEALSPHGESTDTASDFEGHLSEDSSEADPSEATVVKRALVADTDEKHDWNHSASLSKVNGDRSLVMRTDSMAPPQSWVSRVCAVPQKFPDSLLLASTEYQSRPTLLGRPGSSMEATNPLVMQLLQGHLPLEKVLPPAQGSSKPESPRLPLMKEQGHGSSLGVGSLQDPLVNSCAGSKTSPRSLRASKELLLPEIREVSTGLARLEPTRAPGAPQKIAKTAPSLDSLYPVTKLMAASGKVEEVDSKEQFSPVSVEDRKEARDLSQRSNSNAAPGRSPGNLTTSRVPCFSSPNVISLDPDQTGQALGNQNGAGGQGKKLFGPRNEAAALQRPRPVEPTPLPADAPPGFPSRKLGPSKNSVSGGVQTAREDWAPRPPPASLGGVKNEKTFGGGPLKANAENRNAAGPGPRELVDHLQGMPFVLDLPFWKLPREPGKGPGQPLEPSSIPSQLNIKQAFYGKLSKLQLSSTSFNYSSSSPTFPKGLAGSVVQLSHKANFGASHSASLSLQMFTDSSTVESISLQCACSLKAMIMCQGCGAFCHDDCIGPSKLCVLCLVVR; encoded by the exons AAGGATGCCCTGCAGTGGTCTCGCAGTCCGGCTGCagtggagggagaggagccaGAGGACACAGCCGACGCGGAGAGCTGTGGGTCTAACGAAGCCAGCACTGTGAGTGGTGAAAACGATG TTTCTCTTGATGAAACGTCTTCGAACGCATCCTGTTCTGCAGAATCTCAGAGCCGGCCTCTTTCCAATCCTAGGGACAGCTACAGAGCTTCCTCACAG gcaaacaagcaaaagaaaaagactggGGTGATGCTGCCTCGAGTTGTTCTGACTCCTCTGAAGGTAAACGGGGCCCACGTGGAATCTGCATCAG GGTTCTCGGGCCGCCACGCCGATGGCGAGAGCGGCAGCCCgtccagcagcagcagcggctCTCTGGCCCTGGGCAGCGCTGCTACTCGTGGCCAGGCCGAGGTCGCCCGGGACCCTGCCCCGCTCCTGAGAGGCTTCCGGAAGCCGGCCACAG GTCAGATGAAGCGCAACAGAGGGGAAGAGATAGATTTTGAGACGCCTGGGTCTATTCTTGTCAACACCAACCTCCGGGCCTTGATAAACTCTCGGACCTTCCATGCCCTGCCAGCCCACTTCCAACAGcagctcctcttcctcctgccagAAGTGGACAGACAG GTGGGAACAGATGGCCTATTGCGTCTCAGCAGCAGCGCACTGAATAACGAATTCTTCACTCATGCGGCTCAGAGCTGGCGCGAACGCCTGGCTGACG gcGAATTCACTCATGAGATGCAAGTCAGGATCCGacaggaaatggagaaggaaaagaaagtggaaCAGTGGAAAGAAAAGTTCTTTGAAGACTACTATGGACAGAA ATTGGGTTTGACCAAAGAAGAGTCATTGCATCAGAACGTGGGCCACGaggaggctgaaatcaagagtgactTGCGTGTCCCAGGAGAATCAGTGCGGCCACAGCGTGGTCCAGCTACCCGGCAGCGAGATGGGCATTTCAAGAAACGCTCTCGGCCGGATCTCCGAACTAGAGCCAGAAGGAATCTTTACAAAAAGCAGGAACCAGAACAAGCAGCGGTTGCTAAAGACACACAGTCTGTGGTACCAGACATCCCCCTCTACAAGGACGGGGAGGCTAAGAGCGACTCAGCAGAGGCGGGCGGCCCCCATCTGCCTGGCATGGCCTCTGCAGCACCTGACCCAGAGAATCCCGAATTCCTGACCCAGCCTGTGGCTTCCCGGACCCAGACCGATCCAGGCGACCTGGCACGTGCTTCCGCGTCTCCAGACAGGATTCCCAGCCTGCCTCAGGAGACTGCGGCTCAGGAGCCCAAGGATCAGAAGAGGAAGTCCTTTGAGCAGGCGGCCTCTGCGTCCTTTCCCGAAAAGAAGCCCCGGCTTGAAGACCGTCAGTCCTTTCGTAACACAATTGAAAGTGTTCACACCGAGAAGCCACAGCCCACCAAAGAGGAGCCCAAAGTCCCGCCCATCCGG ATTCAACTTTCACGTATCAAACCACCCTGGGTGGTTAAAGGTCAGCCCACTTACCAGATATGCCCCCGCATCGTCCCCATCACGGAGTCCTCCTGCCGGGGCTGGACTGGTGCCAGGACCCTCGCAGACATTAAAGCCCGTGCTCTGCAAGTCCGAGGGGCGAGAGGCCACCACTGTCATCGAGAGGCGGCCACCACTGCCATCGGAGGGGGGGGTGGCCCGGGTGGAGGTGGCGGCGGGGCCACCGATGAGGGAGGTGGCAGAGGCGGCggcagtggtgatggtggtgaggCCCGTGGCCACCCTGAGCCCCGCGGAGCCCCGAGCACCCCTGGAGAGTGTGCGGCAGATCTACAGCGAACACAACTACTGCCGCCTTGTTCTCTAAACGGGGAGCATATCCAGGCTGGGTCTGCCGTGTCCAGAGCCAGGAGAGAGGACCCGATCGCTCTCAGAAAGGAGGAGAGCTGCCCGCTACGGAGGCTTCCAGATGTCCTCACAAGTGGTCTGGAAGATGCCTCCCAGCTCCCCATTGCTCCCACCGGGGACCAGCCGTGCCAGGCTCTGCCCCCACTGTCCTCCCGAACCCCAGTACCAGAGAGATTAGTTGAGCAACCTGCGTTGCATCTAGATGTTAGAACTGAACGTGAGTCTGGTACCACTTCCCGGGAAAGCGATAATGAGGATCGAGGACCCTCTCTTCTCCGAGAGAATGATCCTGTGCAGTCTCTAGCAGGGGGTGTTGTACTGGAAGGAGGACCTGGCCAGACCCTTGACCATGACAGTGACCCCACCATGAAGCATCCTGTGAATGTGACCCCCACTTCCACCACTGAGTTGTCTTTGGCTGGTTGCCTGCAGGACAGACAATGTGATGATGAATTAGGACTTGGTGATTCATGCTCACCCACGAGGGAAAGTGCTACTAGACAAGAAAACCTGACAACTGAGGCCCTCGTCTCTGATGGTGCTGCTCCTTGGGTGCCCGGCCTGTCAAATGATGAGGCGGTCGGACGGCCTGAACCAGACTCCAGAGGACGTGTCCCATCTGCTGAGCCCCAGGCTGTGGAAGAATGGGAGAAAGCTGCCCCCCTCATTCCTGTGTCAGCTGGGGAGTTGACTGAGGAGGGGCTAGTTCCCCCGGAGCACTTCTCTTTGGTCTGGACGGTGCCGTTGCAAgggtgtgctgacagtgctggtGGCCACCGCAAACCGGTGGCAGGTGAGAAATTGAAGATCAATGGAGAGTCTGAAGCACTAAGTCCTCACGGCGAGTCCACAGACACGGCCTCTGACTTTGAAGGCCACCTGTCTGAGGACAGCAGCGAGGCCGACCCCAGTGAGGCCACAGTGGTGAAGAGAGCCTTGGTGGCGGACACGGATGAGAAACACGATTGGAACCACTCTGCCTCACTCTCCAAGGTGAATGGTGATCGGAGTCTGGTTATGAGGACAGACAGCATGGCTCCTCCTCAGAGCTGGGTGTCTCGTGTATGTGCAGTTCCCCAAAAGTTTCCAGATTCCCTGCTGCTGGCCAGTACTGAGTACCAGTCAAGGCCCACATTGCTGGGCAGGCCTGGGTCCTCCATGGAGGCCACTAACCCACTCGTGATGCAGTTGCTGCAGGGTCACTTACCCCTAGAGAAGGTTCTTCCTCCAGCCCAAGGCAGTAGCAAACCTGAATCCCCACGACTCCCGCTTATGAAAGAGCAGGGCCACGGCAGCTCCCTGGGAGTGGGATCTTTGCAGGACCCTTTGGTAAACAGCTGTGCAGGTAGCAAGACCAGCCCCCGTTCTTTAAGAGCTTCAAAGGAGCTGCTTCTACCTGAGATCCGTGAAGTGAGCACTGGTCTTGCCAGGCTGGAACCCACCCGGGCTCCTGGAGCTCCCCAGAAGATTGCCAAGACAGCCCCAAGTTTAGACTCCCTGTATCCAGTGACAAAGTTGATGGCTGCCTCTGGGAAAGTGGAAGAAGTGGATTCCAAAGAGCAGTTCTCTCCCGTTAGTGTGGAAGATCGGAAGGAAGCCCGTGACCTGTCCCAGCGCAGTAATTCAAATGCTGCCCCAGGCAGAAGTCCAGGAAATCTCACTACCTCGAGAGTCCCTTGTTTCTCATCTCCAAACGTGATCTCCTTGGATCCCGATCAGACAGGTCAGGCCCTGGGTAATCAGAATGGTGCTGGAGGTCAAGGGAAGAAGCTCTTTGGCCCTAGGAATGAGGCCGCGGCCCTTCAGCGCCCCAGACCCGTGGAGCCGACGCCACTGCCCGCTGATGCCCCTCCTGGGTTTCCCAGTAGGAAGTTGGGGCCAAGCAAAAACTCTGTGTCCGGTGGGGTACAGACTGCCAGGGAAGACTGGGCTCCGAGGCCACCGCCTGCCTCTCTTGGTGGTGTCAAGAACGAGAAGACTTTTGGGGGCGGTCCTCTCAAGGCAAATGCAGAGAACAGGAACGCAGCTGGGCCTGGTCCTCGGGAGCTGGTGGATCACTTGCAAGGGATGCCCTTTGTTCTTGACCTGCCCTTCTGGAAATTACCCCGAGAGCCTGGGAAAGGGCCTGGTCAGCCTCTGGAGCCTTCCTCCATCCCCTCCCAACTCAATATCAAGCAGGCATTTTATGGGAAGCTTTCCAAACTCCAGCTAAGTTCCACCAGCTTTAATTATTCCTCGAGCTCCCCCACCTTTCCCAAAGGCCTTGCTGGAAGTGTGGTGCAGCTGAGCCACAAAGCAAACTTTGGTGCGAGCCACAGTGCATCACTTTCCTTGCAGATGTTCACCGACAGCAGCACGGTGGAAAGCATCTCGCTCCAGTGTGCGTGCAGCCTGAAAGCCATGATCATGTGTCAGGGCTGTGGTGCGTTCTGTCACGATGACTGTATTGGACCCTCAAAGCTCTGTGTATTGTGCCTTGTGGTGAGATAA